A genomic segment from Centroberyx gerrardi isolate f3 chromosome 22, fCenGer3.hap1.cur.20231027, whole genome shotgun sequence encodes:
- the sgk3 gene encoding serine/threonine-protein kinase Sgk3 codes for MPTAPRMEVQPNCPNVSIPCYNEQRDKKKRYTVYKVMVSVGRHEWFVFRRYAEFDKLYNTLRKQFPSMNLKIPAKRIFGDNFDPEFIKQRRTGLHEFIQRIVSHPELYHHPDVRAFLQMDKTQNFSDASEDEDDKNNSTSRNINLGPSGNPHAKPTDFDFLKVIGKGSFGKVLLAKRKHDGKYYAIKILQKRVILNRREQKHIMAERNVLLKNVKHPFLVGLHYSFQTTDKLYFVLDFVNGGELFFHLQKERTFPEPRAKFYIAEMASALGYLHSLNIVYRDLKPENILLDHEGHIVLTDFGLCKEGISQTDTTSTFCGTPEYLAPEVLRKQPYDNTVDWWCLGSVLYEMLFGLPPFYSRDTHEMYDNILHKPLVMRPGASSTAWSLLQALLEKDGTHRLGSRDDFNEIKGHTFFFSINWDDLEQKKIPPPFTPNVNSPCDISNFDPEFTDEMVPNSVCWSAERSIVNASVMEADDAFLGFSYAPPSDDSFL; via the exons ATGCCGACGGCCCCCAGGATGGAGGTGCAACCCAACTGCCCCAATGTCAGCATACCCTGCTACAACGAGCAGAGGGACAAGAAGAAGCGCTACACC GTTTACAAAGTGATGGTCAGTGTTGGAAGACATGAGTGGTTTGTCTTCAGGCGATATGCAGAGTTTGATAAACTCTACAACACA TTAAGGAAACAGTTTCCATCTATGAACTTGAAAATTCCAGCTAAGAGGATATTTGGGGATAATTTTGACCCAG AGTTCATCAAACAAAGAAGAACAGGGTTACATGAGTTCATCCAGCGAATTGTGTCACATCCTGAGCTTTACCACCA TCCAGATGTGAGGGCCTTCTTACAGATGGACAAAACGCAAAACTTTTCGGATGCCtctgaggatgaggatgacaaA AACAACTCTACCTCCAGAAACATTAACCTGGGACCATCTGGAAATCCACA TGCAAAGCCCACAGACTTTGACTTTTTAAAAGTCATAGGAAAAGGGAGTTTTGGAAAG GTTCTCCTTGCAAAACGGAAACACGATGGGAAGTATTACGCAATCAAGATCCTACAGAAAAGGGTAATTCTCAACAGAAGAGAG CAAAAACACATCATGGCAGAGCGCAACGTGCTGCTGAAGAATGTGAAACACCCTTTCCTGGTTGGGCTTCATTATTCCTTTCAGACCACAGACAAGTTGTACTTTGTGTTGGATTTCGTCAATGGAGGAGAA CTTTTCTTCCATCTTCAAAAAGAGCGGACATTTCCAGAACCCAGAGCAAAATTCTACATTGCGGAAATGGCAAGCGCCCTGGGATATCTGCATTCTCTCAACATTGTATACAG agactTGAAGCCAGAAAATATCCTTCTTGACCATGAa GGGCATATCGTTTTGACGGACTTCGGATTGTGCAAGGAAGGCATTTCCCAGACGGATACCACCTCTACATTTTGTGGGACACCTGAG TACCTAGCTCCAGAGGTCCTGAGGAAGCAGCCGTATGATAACACAGTAGACTGGTGGTGCCTGGGCTCAGTACTATATGAAATGCTCTTTGGCCTG CCTCCATTCTACAGCAGGGACACACATGAAATGTATGACAACATCCTCCACAAGCCACTGGTGATGCGTCCCGGTGCGTCCAGCACAGCCTGGTCCCTCCTCCAGGCCCTGCTGGAGAAAGATGGCACCCACAGACTGGGCTCCAGGGACGACTTT AATGAGATCAAAGGACacaccttcttcttctccatcaaCTGGGATGACCTTGAACAGAAGAAGATCCCTCCCCCGTTCACGCCCAATGTG AACTCTCCCTGCGATATCTCAAACTTCGATCCTGAGTTCACAGATGAGATGGTCCCCAACTCTGTCTGCTGGTCTGCAGAACGTTCTATAGTCAACGCCAGTGTAATGGAGGCAGACGACGCCTTTCTGGGTTTTTCCTACGCCCCGCCTTCTGATGACTCCTTCCTATGA
- the mcmdc2 gene encoding minichromosome maintenance domain-containing protein 2, translating into MKMDATLSLKESVLSYLDRSGGLLKLAEDCKPFNDPQQSEAVYRFCIGVNPSDVIELDPTLGDCVLHDPLKATALFQSVCFLAIKTLSLVEKIHTVSQVNVILKLTHLPPFPEYTLDLCAFPRGYGPMRPVVMEGLVIAMTRVTKYTQGARFLCTEDDCPCSTGFHHIRVHAPGATESATVRNDFSCLICCSPLKEDVKFRVLGDKQLVELIHVRALDILSAHPQSSLRYQSVTLFLRDELCNSMRIGRLYRVLGIPAHVHQWPNITWSVEANSVQPWAPEYPHKVSDNFQALLKATACSPWRFSAMLAHSFGSAVVPPDLYNTLKLGLLLSLVQTRADATDTFHCLDLLVLTTDTLILDRLMAYSLSLACRGVRHQASGEMFASLSQDEHGAGTANIHAGSALLASGGICMLGDLGCYRRDRLDAIQSVLESRTVSVFIPGKKYGEDADQHLSFPVQCSFWALTDSTDPSRRPGRTDCAVLGTAEMGPVPAKLAEVFGLVIQCREMVGEQALLAQTVHTIQQAVQPGEPLYPSCMEFSTQDYQELLAHAQSLQVELSPGAEKMIHGYYMASRRVRSGQSQGVKVSVASIKLLISLAEAHCKLCLRTTVLEEDAVIAVLLCENSITLKHGTSALVIPPDAVFPCDLADLDGLHRRDLTLEQLHQNILRFIYAYAPGADTYIIEE; encoded by the exons ATGAAAATGGACGCTACTTTATCGTTAAAAGAATCAGTTCTGTCCTATTTAGATAGAAGTGGTGGCCTTCTGAAACTTGCTGAAGACTGCAAGCCGTTCAACG aCCCCCAGCAGAGTGAGGCAGTCTACAGGTTTTGTATCGGTGTGAATCCCTCTGATGTGATAGAGTTGGATCCTACACTGGGTGACTGTGTTCTGCACGACCCCCTGAAAGCAACAGCCCTGTTTCAGTCT GTTTGCTTCCTAGCGATAAAGACACTTTCGCTCGttgaaaaaatacacacagtgagTCAG GTGAATGTAATTCTGAAGCTGACACACCTGCCTCCATTCCCTGAGTACACCTTGGACCTTTGTGCCTTCCCCCGTGGGTATGGCCCTATGAGGCCTGTTGTCATGGAGGGCCTGGTCATTGCCATGACGAGGGTCACGAAATACACCCAGGGGGCCAGGTTCCTCTGCACCGAGGATGACTGCCCCTGCTCTACAG GATTCCACCACATCCGGGTCCACGCCCCAGGGGCCACGGAGTCAGCTACTGTGAGAAATGACTTCAGCTGTCTGATCTGCTGTTCTCCCCTCAAAGAGGATGTCAAGTTCAGGGTGTTAGGAG acaaacagctgGTGGAGCTGATCCATGTCCGAGCACTGGATATTCTGAGTGCCCATCCACAAAGCTCACTCAGATACCAGTCTGTCACCCTGTTTCTCAGAG ATGAGCTGTGTAACTCGATGAGAATCGGTCGACTCTACAGGGTGTTGGGCATTCCTGCGCATGTGCACCAGTGGCCCAACATTACCTGGAGTGTAGAGGCAAATAGTGTGCAACCATGGGCGCCAGAGT ATCCACATAAAGTCAGTGACAACTTCCAGGCTTTGTTGAAGGCCACAGCCTGTTCTCCCTGGAGGTTCTCTGCCATGCTGGCTCACTCCTTTGGGTCGGCTGTGGTTCCTCCAGACCTGTACAACACCCTGAAGCTCGGCTTGCTGCTCAGCTTGGTGCAGACCAGAGCGGACGCAACAGACACATTTCACTGCCTGGATCTGCTAGTGCTGACCACTGACACTCTCATACTAGACAG gCTAATGGCATACAGCTTGAGCTTGGCGTGTCGTGGGGTCAGGCATCAGGCCTCGGGGGAGATGTTTGCATCACTGTCCCAGGACGAACACGGAGCGGGCACCGCTAACATCCACGCTGGCTCCGCCCTGCTGGCCTCTGGGGGCATTTGCATGCTGGGAGATCTGGGCTGCTACAGGAGGGACAGGTTGGATGCCATTCAGTCAG TTCTGGAGAGCCGCACCGTGTCTGTGTTCATCCCAGGGAAGAAGTATGGTGAGGATGCTGACCAGCACCTTTCCTTCCCAGTCCAGTGCAGCTTCTGGGCCCTGACAGACTCCACAGATCCCTCCCGGCGGCCTGGCAGGACAGACTGTGCCGTACTGGGAACAGCA GAAATGGGTCCAGTGCCAGCTAAGCTGGCAGAGGTCTTTGGCCTGGTCATTCAATGTCGGGAAATGGTGGGAGAGCAGGCCCTGCTCGCCCAGACTGTCCACACCATCCAGCAGGCAGTGCAGCCCGGGGAACCGCTGTACCCATCCTGCATGGAGTTTTCCACACAAGACTACCAGGAA CTCTTGGCCCATGCACAGAGTTTGCAAGTGGAGCTGAGTCCTGGGGCAGAGAAGATGATCCATGGCTACTACATGGCCAGCCGCAGGGTCCGATCAGGCCAGAGTCAGGGCGTCAAGGTGTCCGTGGCCTCCATCAAACTACT GATCTCTCTGGCCGAGGCCCACTGCAAGCTGTGTCTAAGAACCACAGTACTGGAGGAAGATGCTGTGATTGCTGTGCTCCTTTGTGAAAACTCCATCACCCTCAAACATG GGACCTCTGCTCTCGTTATTCCACCTGACGCGGTGTTTCCCTGTGACCTGGCTGATCTGGACGGCTTGCACAGGAGAGACCTGACCCTGGAGCAGCTTCACCAGAACATCCTGCGCTTCATCTACGCCTACGCACCCGGGGCCGACACATACATCATAGAGGAATAA